The DNA segment AGGCCCCGGATATCCTCATTAAAGCCTTCACCGAGACAAGCGAGTGGAACCTGTCACAAAAAGTGTCCCCTCAAAACATCTATTACGACGAGCACTACCTCTGTACCGTGGCGGCCGGCGGCCATCGCAACGTAGTAAAACCGCTTCGCCGCGGTGTGCGCCACGGCCATCCCGTCACAGTGAACCGACAACTGCTCATCGCCAATGCCTTTGAACAGATTCTTGAAGAGAAGACACCAAAGCTCCATCATCTCATTCGAAACGTCTATGACACCTATGGCTTTCCCCTGGCACGATGGATCCGCTCCCCATGGATGGCAGATCTCATTTGGCTTTTGATGAAGCCGTTGGAGTGGTGCTTTGTCATCGTCCTCTATCTGGTGGATCGTCATCCCGAAGACCGCATTGCCCTTCAATACACCGGCGCGCGGGCTCAGACGTTCTCTCGTCTTGTACGATAGTCTAATGCACCGACACACTGCCTCCCGAGAAAAGATAAGATCTTATATTCACACCACGCAAAAAAGAGCTCACCTCACGGCAAGCTCTTTTTTATTTCTCGTCATCAAACAGCGGCAATCCCAAATCATAATAGGTGAAGGTACCTTTGGCAACGAGGACGCCGTCCTGATTGGTAATGGTGACATCCACCACTTTAACCGTGCGGCCGCTATTTAGCATCGTCGCTTCGCCGGTGAGCACATCCCCAAGCTTCGCCGGTTTAAAGAAATTGATGGTACTGTCCAAGGTGGCCGCCTTGTTGCCATAAGAATTCGCCGCAGTCCCTGCGGTGATATCGGCAAGGGTGAAGGTGAGTCCGCCGTGGCCGATGCCGAAAGGATTGATATGCATGGGCGCGATGGTCACCTGCGTCTTGGCATAGCCTTCCCTTGCCTCCGTCACACGAATGTCGCAAAGGTCAATAAACCCGCTACGGTTCCGTTCATCGATCATTCTTTTAAAATCCATCTATACCTCCATGACGTGAATCGTCCCTCGTGATACTGTGGTGCGGATTCCTCCGAGCTTATAGAGTGCATCGGAGAGGTAAGGCTCATGCCCTACAATGATGCTGTTTTTTGTCAAACTCGCAATAAAATCCGTATACGACGTATCATAGAGACTCTCCACCACATGAACGGCAAGGCCGGTTTTTTCCGAGAGCAGTTCAGCCGTTTCCATCGTGCGAGCCGCCGGCGACGCATAGAGGGTAAAGTCTTTAAGCTCCGTCGTCGCCACAAAATCCGTGAATGCGGCATTCAGGCGAATGCGCCCTTCAGTGGTGAGGTGCCGCTCCATGTCCGTGTCAGCAAAAACGTCGGCGATGCCGTGTCGTATGAGTATAATTTTCATCGGTAACTATCGATTCAACTTCAAGTTGTAGAACCCGGCCCAACCGGCATAGCGGGCAGTGCTGCCCAACTGATCTTCAATTCTAAGCAGTTGGTTGTACTTTGCCACACGTTCCGAGCGAGCCGGCGCTCCGGTTTTGATAAAGCCCGCATTGGTAGCCACAGCAAGGTCGCCGATGGTGGCATCTTCCGTTTCACCGGAGCGGTGAGAAATGAGCGCTGTCATATTGTGACGTTTTGCCAGTTCAATGGCATCCAATGTTTCAGACAGCGATCCAATTTGATTGAATTTGATGAGAATGGCATTGCCTACGCCCTCGTCAATCCCACGGCGCAGTCGTTTCGTATTGGTGACAAAGAGGTCGTCTCCCACTAATTGAACCCTGTCGCCCAACGTTTCGGTAAGTTTTTTCCAGCCTTCCCAATCATCTTCATCCAAACCGTCTTCAATGGACAGAATAGGATAGGTGTTGGTAAGGACTTCGTAGTAAGCAATCATCTCATCACTGGTCATCGTCTTACCTTCGCCTTTGAGGTTATAGACGCCGTTCTCATAGAGCTCAGATGCTGCCACATCCAGGGCAAGGACGATGTCGGAACCCGGTTTATAGCCTGCCTTTTCAATAGCCGTCACAATGACATCCAAAGCTTCAGCATTCGAAGTTAGGTTCGGCGCAAAACCACCTTCGTCACCGACGCCGGTGGACAATCCCCGCTCTTTTAGAACAGATTTCAAAGTGTGATAGACGTTCGCCCCCATTTCAAGCGCGTCTTTAAACGATGCGGCGCCTACAGGCATAATCATAAATTCCTGAATGTCCACATTGTTATCGGCGTGCTCGCCGCCGTTTAAGATATTCATCATCGGTACCGGGAGCGTTTTGGCATTTACCCCGCCCAGGTATTGATAGAGAGGTAATCCCAGCTCGTCAGCGGCGGCTCGAGCAGCCGCAAGAGAAATGCCGAGAATCGCATTGGCACCCAGTTTTTTCTTGTTATCCGTACCGTCTTTGCGGATGAGAAACTCGTCCAAGGCCAGCTGATCTAAGGCGTCAAAGTACATCAAATCATCGTTTAAGTCGTTGACATTATCCACGGCTTTTTCGACGCCTTTTCCCTGATAGCGGCTACCCCCATCGCGAAGTTCCACCGCTTCATAGGCACCGGTGGATGCACCGCTCGGCACGATGGCCCTTCCGAAACCTCCGGCTTCAGTTTGAATTTCCACTTCTACAGTGGGATTACCTCGAGAGTCCAATACTTCACGAGCATATACATTAGCAATAAAACTCATTTAATCCTCCAATAGGCTTTGGCCTGTCATTTCATACGGCTGTTCAACGTCCATTAAATCCAATACGGTAGGTGCTAAATCGCAGAGCGCACCATCTTTTAACCCCCGTGAATCCCCGACCATATACAATGGCACAGGATTGGTGGTGTGGCTGGTGACGGGTTCGCCGTTCTCGTCCATCATCCGCTCACAGTTGCCGTGATCTGCCGTGATCAAGGCGACGCCGCCAAGCATTTTCAGTTCTTTAAGAATTTCTCCAAGGCAGGTGTCCACGGTCTCCAGTGCTTTGACTGCCGCCGGAATTACACCGGTGTGCCCTACCATATCCGGATTGGCAAAGTTGAGCATGATGAAGTCATAGTCCCCCAGGACGGGCACAAGCTTCTCCGTCAGTTCTTCAGCGCTCATTTCCGGCTTCAAATCGTATGTGGCCACCTTCGGCGACGGCACGAGAATACGGTCCTCACCGGGATACGGTTCTTCTCGTCCGCCGTTTAAGAAAAAGGTCACATGAGCATACTTTTCGGTCTCGGCAATGCGCAGTTGATGTTTGCCGTGAGCCGCCAACACTTCTCCAATAGTATTAGTCGGTTGAAATTTATCATAAATAATATTGGTTTGTGTGAAGGTATCGTCATAGCCGGTCATCGTGTACGCGTAGATCAGCGGAAAGACGCCTCGCTCCACATCCACTTCCGGCTCGGTAAGCAGACGCACAATTTGACGCATCCGATCCGGACGGAAGTTGAAGAATACCACGCTGTCTCCGTCTTCAATGGCGACATCTTCCACCTTGGCAGGAAGGACAAACTCGTCATAAATGTCTTTATCGTAGCTTTGCTGAACCAAATCACGAACCGATGGATAGCTCAAACCCTCGCCACGGGTGAGCAGTTTGTAATAACGCAGTGTACGTTCCCAGCGCTTATCCCGATCCATGGCATAATACCGACCGCCTACGGTGGCAATGACGCCGGTGCCCAACTCATGCATATAGTTTTCCAGTTCTGCCAGATCTTTGATCCCGCTGTCAATGGCTACGTCTCTGCCGTCTAAAATCGCATGGACGTAGACCTTCGATACCCCTTTATCATGGGCCAATTGCAACATGGCTTTCAGGTGATCCATATGGGAGTGGACACCGCCGTGCGAAACCAATCCCACAAGATGAAGTGCTTTGTCATTATCTATAGCGTGCGCCACAGCGCTATTCAGCATGGGATTTTCAAAGAAAGCACCGCTTTGAATCTCCTGATTGATTCGCGACAGATCCTGGAACATCACGCGGCCGGCCCCAATGTTCAAATGGCCGACTTCACTGTTGCCCATTTGACCCGCCGGCAATCCCACCGCCTCGCCTGAGGCAAGAAGCTGAGCTTTCGGCGCTCCCAAACTGTCTAAGACCGGCATATTGGCAAGAGATACGGCATTGCCCTCTCCCGCCTTGGCCATACCGAATCCGTCCAGGACAATAAGCATGACCGGTTTCATTGTACTTCTCCTAAATTGATCAGTGCTGCAAAGTCATCAGCTTTTAAGCTGGCACCTCCAACAAGGGCACCATCAATAGAAGGTTGGGCCATGAGTTCTTTCACGTTGGACGGTTTCACCGAGCCGCCATAGAGCACACGCACGGCATCCGTGCCTAACAGATCCTTGAGTTCGCCTTTAATAAACGCCGCCATCGCTTGCGCATCATCAGGCTTGCACACATCACCGGTTCCGATGGCCCACGTCGGTTCATAGGCCACGATAATGTCCGTAGTGTGCACCCCCTCAAGACCCTTCTTAAGTTGATTGCCCACCACGCTCTCGTGTTCACCGCTGTCTCTATCGGCCTTCTTCTCTCCCACACAAAGGATAGGAATCAAGCCTTTGGCAACAGCTTTTTTGACTTTCAGATTCAAAAGCGCGTCCGTTTCCTTTTGGTATTCACGACGCTCCGAATGACCCACAAGGACATGGCTAACACCGAGATCAAGCAGCATATCGGCGGAGATTTCCCCGGTGAAGGCGCCGTCGTCTTCATGGCTTAAATTTTGCGCGCCCAGGGCAATACCTGTCCCGTCCAGCAGTTTTCTCGCGGCATCCAGTGAGGTGAACGGCGGAATAATCAGGCTGTCCACATCGTCAGAGCGTGTTTTGTTTTTCAGTTCGCTTAACATTGCCTCTGTGTCCGTCACAGAGAGATTCATTTTCCAGTTTCCTGCAATGAGTAGTTTCATTATGCCTCCTCGATAGCATCTATGCCCGGTAAGCTTTTTCCTTCCAACATTTCCAAGCTTGTGCCGCCTCCGGTGGAAACGTGGGTGATGTGTGACTCCAAGCCGCTCTTTTCAATAGCTGCAAGGGAGTCGCCGCCTCCTACAATAGTAATGGCATCTTCCAATTCTGCAAGGGCATGGGCAATAGCCATGGTTCCCTTAGAAAAGTTGTCCATTTCAAATACGCCGGCAGGTCCGTTCCACACTACGGTTTTCGCCGTAGTAAGAAGCGCTTTAATGGCCTCAATAGACTTTTCTCCAATATCAAAAGCCGCCTTATCCTGTGGAATACTGTCGCGATCCACCGTCTCTGTCGGTGCGTCGGCTTTCATATCAGCAGCCACCACAAAGTCTTCCGGCAAAAGCATACCGACCCCTTTGTCCTTCGCCTTTGTCATCAAGCTCCGGGCAAGGTCTAATTTATCATCTTCTACCAGACTTTTACCCACTTCATAGCCTTCTGCCTTAATAAAGGTGTTCGCCATAGCTCCCACGATGACAATACTGTCCACTTTATCCAGAAGATGGTCGATGACGCCGATTTTATCCGAGACTTTCGCGCCGCCGAGGATGGCAACAAACGGCCGTTTCGGATGTTCCGTGGCGTCGCCGATATACGCGACTTCTTTGTCTACCAAAAGCCCGAGGGCTGAAGGGAGATAACGTGACACACCCACATTGGAAGCATGGGCGCGGTGCGAGGTACCGAAGGCGTCGTTAATAAACACGTCACCCAATTGGGCAAGGTCTTTAGAAAAAGCTTCATCACACGCTTCTTCCCCGGGATTAAACCGAGTGTTCTCCAACAGTGCCACATCCCCCGGCTTCATAGTTGCTACAGCTGCAACCACATCGTCTGAGACCACGGTATCACTCGCAATAAACTGCACGGGTCTATTCAAAAGGGTGGCCAAGTGCTCGGCAACCGGCTCTAAACTGAACTGCGGGTTGGCTTTGCCTTTGGGTCTTCCCAAGTGGGACATAAGTACCACAGCGGCGCCGCCGTCCAAAGCCTTTTGAATCGTAGGCAGACTCGCCACAATCCGAGCATCGCTTTCAATATGGCCGTCGTTCATCGGGACGTTATAGTCTACACGAATCAGCGCCCGTTTACCTTTGAGATCGAGATCGTTAATCGTTCGTTTCATTTTCCCTCCAAAAAAAGAGGCGAAAGCAAAAGCTCCCGCCATAAGTTCTCTTTTACTTTAATGAACTGCTCACTTTGTCAGTAAGGTCAACTACACGTTGTGAGTAACCCCACTCATTGTCGTACCAAGAGATGAGTTTCACCAAACGATCTTTGACGATGGTCAGCTGCGCATCAAAGATGGAAGAGTGGGTATCTCCGATAATGTCAGAGGAGACAATATCATCTTCGGAATAAGCCAGAATACCTTTAAGTTCATTTTCAGATGCTTTTTTCATTGCCGCGTTGATCGCTTCAACCGTGACATCTTGCGATACTTCAAAAGTAACATCCACGACGGAACCTGTCGGAACGGGCACACGCATAGCCATACCTGTTAAGATGCCGTTGACTTCAGGAATAACTTTACCTACAGCTTGAGCTGCACCGGTTGTGGTCGGAATAATATTTTCAGCTCCGGCGCGTGCGCGGCGCATATCCTTGTGGAGCGCGTCATGAATCTTCTGGTCGTTGGTATACGCATGGACCGTGGTCATAATACCTCGTTCGATACCGAAGTTTTCCAAAATAACTTTGGTTACCGGCGCAAGGCAGTTGGTGGTACAGGATGCATTGGAGATGACATCGTGTTGTGCCGCGTCGTATTCGCTGTCATTCACACCCATTACGATGGTTTTAACTTCGTCCCCTTTAGCCGGTGCGGAAATAATAACTTTTTTTGCGCCGGCTTCAATATGACCTTTGGCCTTATCGTAAGCGGTGAAAGCTCCGGTGGATTCAATGACAATGTCAACACCCAACTCGCCCCAATTCATCTCATTTGGCATCTTGCCGTCAAGGACGGTGATTTTATGACCGTTCACGGTGAAGCCGTCTGCTTCGACAGTTACCTCGCCGGGAAACTTGCGATAGATTGAGTCGTATTGGAAAAGGTGCGCGTGATCTACAATGTGCTCAGTCGCTTTAAGGTCTGCGATGTGAGTGATGGTGAAGCTCTTGTCATCACGAAGCGCCCATCCTCTGAGTACGTCACGTCCAATACGTCCAAATCCCATAATTGCTACGTTTGCCATGTTTACCTCCAATGATTTTTTAAGTTCAATACTTTTCTTATAGTTGATTTCACCTAGTAGTTTACCATACTTTACGTCAATAAAAAAGTACACTTCCGCCTGCCCTCTCTTTTCTTGAGAGTTTGCACATCCAATCAAAAAAGAGCCTTTCGGCTCTTTTATCTTAAATCCGTTCAGCTCACTTGGCTTCTGTAGGAGTTTCAACTTTCTTATCTGCCGGAGCGTCAACTGGCATGTCCTTTTTTACGTCCCCTTTATCCGTCTCTTTCACGTCGCTCTTTGCTTCCACTTTTGGCGCAACTGCCTTTTGAGGCGCTTTGGCATCTACTGGATCAAAAAGGTGAAAGCTCTCAGCAAGGACATCGGCTGCTTCAGACAAGGTAAGGGCTGCCTGAGGCATAAACATACCTTGATCGTCCACGTGCATAAATCCAGCTTCCAACATCAAGGTAGCACTTTCTTGCGCCCATGGGGACACAGCCTTTATATCTTTGACCTCTTTGTCCTTCAGTCCCCCGAGGGATGCCGGCTTAAATGCCTTGTAGCCGAAGAGATACCGGTGCATCAGTACGGCGAATTGCTCACGGGTGAGTGTGTCACTGCCTTTAAATGTGCCGTCTTCATAACCTTTGACGATATTGTTCATCGCAGCCCAGTTAACCGCCACCATAGCATCTTCGTTCACATCGCTGAACTTGTTGTCTTTATCATAAGCTGCCTTTTCATAGTTGGCAATAATCTTGACCACATCCAGACGCGTCATCGGTTGATTCGCTTCTGTAGTCACTCCTTTTAGCAAATCTTTGTCTTTAAGATATGCCATGCCGTCAAGCACAAAGGGTGCTTCAGCTGTAAGTGCCCCTTTATCCTCGTTGGCAGTAACCTTATCCATAGCCTTTTTATCCGAGGCTGTTGCCGCCGGATCCGCCGCCGTATCCACAACTGTATTGTTCATCTCAGGCGCCTTCATCTGCGCCGCAAAAGTTGGTACTGCCAGTGCCGGAATAAGCACAAGAGACAGCAAACCTGTCATAGTTATTGAGTGTTTTTTCATAATGACCTCCTTTATGGTGATGTGACCAGTATACTATCCTCCCTCGAAGAATTCGATAACAAACCAGTAAAGAAAGGTAGGATTTCTCCCAAGTTTTTTTGCCACTTTATCAACAAGAGTTACAAAACAAGGACATGGAGTGCTTTATTCAAAAACCGGATTATATGAACAGTTATTTATATATCTTCCCATGTCGTCTCGCTGTCGCTTTGCATATAAAAAAGAGGCCTCTCGGACCTCTTATTCTTCTATGGATTAGCTCACTTGCGAAAAGCTTTCGCTTCATCCAAGCGCTTCAAAAGCTGATCTTTTCCCAAGAGATAGATAATATTTTTCAGTTCCGGGCCGTGGACGTTGCCTGAGATGGCCGCTCGTACCGGCATGAAAAGTTGTTTGCCTTTAATGCCTGTGGCTTTTTGAACGGTTTTCATCACACTGTTGGCAAAATCCCGATCCACAGCATCGACACTGTGCAGCTGCGCTTCAAAAGCTTCGATAAGCTCAGGTACCTGTTCACCGGCAAGCTCAGCCTTGGCATCGTCTTCGGTAATGTCCAAGTCACCAAAAAGGAAGTCCACTTTACTTGTCACTTCGCTGAGGTAACTGAGGGAGTCTTTGACTGTGTCAATGAGAAGTACGTACCAGTCCCAGTTGTCCCGCATTTGAGCTTCAGTCATAAGACCGGCCTCTTCCATATACGGTACGCACATCTCGGCAATGGCTTCAGTGCTGTAGGTCTTGATCCACTGAGCATTGACCCAGTTCAGTTTTTCCACATCAAAAACCCCGCCGCTCTTACCGACACGCTCAAAGGAGAATTTGTCAGCCATGTCTTCAAGACTCAGGATTTCTTCACCATCTTCAGGGCTCCATCCAACCAGAGCGAGATAATTGATGAGGCCCTCAGGCAGGTAGCCTTTCTTTCTGAAATCGCCCACCGCCACGTCGCCTTGACGTTTGGATAATTTTTTATGGTCTTTATTAAGCACCGTTGGGAGATGAACAAACTTCGGTGCTTCCCAACCGAGCGATTCATACAGGTACACATGCTTCGGCGTCGACGGCAGCCACTCTTCGCCACGGACGACGTGTGTAATGCCCATAAGGTGATCGTCCACTACCACCGCCATGTGATACGTTGGGAAACCGTCGGACTTCATCAACACCTGATCATCAATTTCATCCGAGTTAATCGTCACCCGGCCTCGCACGGCATCATCGAAAGAAATGTCGGTATTTCTAGGGAGCTTCAAGCGCACAACATACTCTTCGCCTGCGGCGACACGAGCTTTTGCTTCTTCAAGAGGTATATCCCGACAGAACCCGTCATACTTCGGCACTTTGCCCTTGATGCGTTGTTCTTCACGCACTTGATCTAAGCGCTCTTTGGAACAGAAGCAGTAGTAGGCATGGCCTTTTTCGATAAGTTCATCCACATATTTTTTATAGATGTCCAGACGCTTCGACTGAATGTACGGACCGCACTCACCGCGTTCCGACACCTTGCCATCTTCCAGAATAACACCCTCATCGTGACCGATCCCGGCCCACTCCAAGGCGTCAATCAGATTTTCAATAGCCCCGTCCACAAACCGTGTCTGGTCCGTGTCCTCAATGCGCAAAATAAACGCGCCGCCATTTTTTTTAGCGTATAGGTAATTGTATAGGGCTGTTCTCAAGCCGCCAATGTGCAGCCAGCCTGTTGGACTTGGCGCAAAACGTACTCTAACTTTATCCATAAAAATCCCCCTTAGTTCTTTGATTATATTAAAAAAGCCATAACTTGTAAACCTGACTCATTTCTCCCCTAACTGCAAAAAACCTCGAGGCTCTGAGACTCTCGAGGTTTGAGTTTAATGCTGTTCATGCATGTGACAATGGCCGCTGCATTCACCGCAGTTGCAGGTGGATTTGTGTTTCATGAGATGTCGAAGCGCAAGGCCGAGGGCAATGACCACAACAGCGCCGACAATAAGCGTTCCCATAATTTACTCCTTTACTGAACGCACTTGAACCGTGCGTAAATCTTTGTACTTGTTCGGTCTGAACAAAAAGTAGATATAGCCGATGAGAATGACAAAGGCAATCCCCGTCCACACCGTAGCCGGCTGGTTCAAGACCAAAACGCGTCCGAACTGATAAATCATCAGCGCTATCGTGTAAGAAAACGCAATTTGATAACCGACAGTAAAGAGGAACCACTTATTGTCGTTCATTTCGGAGCGAATGGCTCCCATCGCTGCAAAGCAGGGAATGGTGAGCTGGTTGAAGAACATAAAAGCTAAAATGGACACCGTGTTGAAGTTTTGTTGGATGAGCGGTACAAGACCCGGGTCGTCCGCCCCCACTTCACCGAGACCGGCTACCACGCCATAGGTTCCCACTACGACCTCTTTAGCTACCAGGCCAAGGACCGTGGCCACAGCCGCTTTCCATTCGCCAAAGCCAAGGGGCGCAAAGATCCACGCGATCTTCTTGCCGATAAAGGAGAGCAGTGAATCGACAGAATCCGATTCCCAGCTGACAAACTCACCGTGCACAGAAATATTTTGAAGGACCCAAATGGCTACGGTACACAGAAGAATCACCGTCCCAGCTTTGACGATAAAAGCTTTACAACGTGTCCACGTCGCCTTTAAACAGTTCACAATGGACGGGAAGTGGTACTGCGGCAGCTCCATGACAAAAGGTGCCGGATCGCCGTGGAATCGCTTCGTCTTTTTCAGCATAATGCCGGTGATAATGACCGCAACAATGCCGCCGAAGTACCACAGCGGCCCGTACCAAAAGGCGCCGCCGAGAACAGCTGCAAACATGGCGATGATTTCCGTCTTTGCCCCACATGGCATAAATGCCGCAACAGCAATGGTCATACGACGGTCGTTGTCATTTTCAATCGTACGCGTCCCGATAATCCCGGGTACAGAACACCCTGTACCGATAAGAATAGGAATAAAACTCTTCCCGGACAGACCGAAACGACGGAAAATTTTATCCAGAATAAACGCAATCCGCGCCATATATCCCACATCTTCCAGAATGGAAATGAGTAAAAAGAGGGTGGCAATAATAGGCAGAAAACCTAGGACCCCGCCGACCCCGCCGATGATACCGTCCACAATGAGAGATACCAGCCACGGCGCCACAGCCATTCCTTCAAGAAATGCCGTTGCCGATTCAGAGATGACACCGCCAAATAGGGAGTCGTTCACCCAATCTGTGACCGGGCCGCCGACAACCCCGATGGCAATGTAGTAAATGCAGGTCATAATGGCGATAAAAATAGGCAGCGCCAAAAAACGGTTCGTCACGATCTTATCAATTTTATCCGACGTGCTGAGTCCAGTTTGACCTTTCTTAACCGCGCCACCTACGATAGCCGTGATGTTGGTATAGCGCTCATCAGTAATAATACCTTCCGTATCATCGTCATACATGGCGTCGGCACGATCCGCAATGGCTTGAAGTTTCTCCCGTTCCCCTTTGTCCAGCTGATAGTGATCCATAATCTTACTATCCAGCTCAAAAAGTTTCACCACTAAAAATCGGTTTGCCGGATTCGACTTTAGACCAGGCACCATCGTCTCAATCTCGGATAGGAAGTTCTCCACGCCTTCTGAAAAGGACAGTTGTGCGGGCTTTTGAGACAAACGTACAGCCTCATTCACCAAAGTATCGATGTTTTCATTCTTAAGGGCGGATATCTCGACAATTTTGCAGCCTAAATCCCGCTCCAGTTTCGCTACATCAATGCGGTCTTTATTTTTTCGCACCACATCCATCATATTCAGTGCAAGGACTGTTGGAATACCCAGCTCCAACAACTGTGTGGTGAGATATAAATTCCGCTCAATGTTGGATGCATCCACCACATTGATAATCGCATCAGGCTTCTCATTTAACAGATAATCTCTCGACACCACTTCTTCCAAGGTATAGGGTGACAGAGAATAGATCCCCGGCAAGTCAGTGAAAAAGATACTGGTGTCTTTTTTATATTCGCCGGTCTTTTTTTCGACAGTCACACCGGGCCAATTACCCACATATTGATGAGATCCGGTGAGAGCATTAAACAGTGTGGTTTTCCCGCTGTTCGGGTTACCTGCTAAGGCAATAGTATAGCTCATCGGTCCTCCTATTTGACAATCTCTTCAATTTCAATAAGCTCAGCATCGTCGCGACGAATGCTCAACTCATAGTTTCTGATATTAATTTGAACCGGATCGCCGAGCGGTGCGACCTTTCGTATGTAAATCTCGGAACCTTTGGTGATTCCCATATCCATAATTCTGCGTTTCAACGGCCCTTGACCGTTAATTCTTCTGACGCTGTAGTATTTGCCTACTATAGCTTCTCGTAAAGTCATGCTATTCTCCTACCATAAATGCTGCAGCCACGTCTTTGCCGATGGCAACACGTGACCCCTTGATATTTACAATCAAATTGCCCGCATTTTCACTGACGACTTTTAACGTTGAACCTTCAATAAAGCCCAAGTTATTTAAATGCTTCGTCTGAAAATCTCCCGGCAATTTTTTCGTTTTGATCTTCACAATCTTGAGCTCCCGATTCATGGGAGCCATGAGTAAACTTAACATGCTATCACTCTCTTTCGCGCGCTAAAGGTGACATTAATGCGTTGAAGACACCCGCACTCAATTGAGACGGGTGTCCGCAGGCATATTGCAAAACTGCTCATTCTTAATCTCAGTCGGCCGACCGTCGTCGATCCTACCAAGGTGTATG comes from the Peptoniphilus equinus genome and includes:
- the gltX gene encoding glutamate--tRNA ligase, which gives rise to MDKVRVRFAPSPTGWLHIGGLRTALYNYLYAKKNGGAFILRIEDTDQTRFVDGAIENLIDALEWAGIGHDEGVILEDGKVSERGECGPYIQSKRLDIYKKYVDELIEKGHAYYCFCSKERLDQVREEQRIKGKVPKYDGFCRDIPLEEAKARVAAGEEYVVRLKLPRNTDISFDDAVRGRVTINSDEIDDQVLMKSDGFPTYHMAVVVDDHLMGITHVVRGEEWLPSTPKHVYLYESLGWEAPKFVHLPTVLNKDHKKLSKRQGDVAVGDFRKKGYLPEGLINYLALVGWSPEDGEEILSLEDMADKFSFERVGKSGGVFDVEKLNWVNAQWIKTYSTEAIAEMCVPYMEEAGLMTEAQMRDNWDWYVLLIDTVKDSLSYLSEVTSKVDFLFGDLDITEDDAKAELAGEQVPELIEAFEAQLHSVDAVDRDFANSVMKTVQKATGIKGKQLFMPVRAAISGNVHGPELKNIIYLLGKDQLLKRLDEAKAFRK
- a CDS encoding FeoB-associated Cys-rich membrane protein codes for the protein MGTLIVGAVVVIALGLALRHLMKHKSTCNCGECSGHCHMHEQH
- the feoB gene encoding ferrous iron transport protein B; amino-acid sequence: MSYTIALAGNPNSGKTTLFNALTGSHQYVGNWPGVTVEKKTGEYKKDTSIFFTDLPGIYSLSPYTLEEVVSRDYLLNEKPDAIINVVDASNIERNLYLTTQLLELGIPTVLALNMMDVVRKNKDRIDVAKLERDLGCKIVEISALKNENIDTLVNEAVRLSQKPAQLSFSEGVENFLSEIETMVPGLKSNPANRFLVVKLFELDSKIMDHYQLDKGEREKLQAIADRADAMYDDDTEGIITDERYTNITAIVGGAVKKGQTGLSTSDKIDKIVTNRFLALPIFIAIMTCIYYIAIGVVGGPVTDWVNDSLFGGVISESATAFLEGMAVAPWLVSLIVDGIIGGVGGVLGFLPIIATLFLLISILEDVGYMARIAFILDKIFRRFGLSGKSFIPILIGTGCSVPGIIGTRTIENDNDRRMTIAVAAFMPCGAKTEIIAMFAAVLGGAFWYGPLWYFGGIVAVIITGIMLKKTKRFHGDPAPFVMELPQYHFPSIVNCLKATWTRCKAFIVKAGTVILLCTVAIWVLQNISVHGEFVSWESDSVDSLLSFIGKKIAWIFAPLGFGEWKAAVATVLGLVAKEVVVGTYGVVAGLGEVGADDPGLVPLIQQNFNTVSILAFMFFNQLTIPCFAAMGAIRSEMNDNKWFLFTVGYQIAFSYTIALMIYQFGRVLVLNQPATVWTGIAFVILIGYIYFLFRPNKYKDLRTVQVRSVKE
- a CDS encoding FeoA family protein, which translates into the protein MTLREAIVGKYYSVRRINGQGPLKRRIMDMGITKGSEIYIRKVAPLGDPVQINIRNYELSIRRDDAELIEIEEIVK
- a CDS encoding FeoA family protein encodes the protein MLSLLMAPMNRELKIVKIKTKKLPGDFQTKHLNNLGFIEGSTLKVVSENAGNLIVNIKGSRVAIGKDVAAAFMVGE